The ANME-2 cluster archaeon genome includes a window with the following:
- a CDS encoding 30S ribosomal protein S6e, translated as MADFRIIISDSKTGLAHQIEVSGSHANGFIGKSIGDVVSGDAVGLPGYSMKIKGGTDKGGFPMRSGLPGSPRRKILVTGGVGFNSPVKGMRRRKTMRGEEISSDVSQINVLVEEYGSKSIDELLGGGAPGEGADKESTEEEAAENVEEAAEE; from the coding sequence ATGGCAGATTTCCGTATTATAATTTCAGACAGCAAAACAGGATTGGCACACCAGATAGAGGTTTCTGGCAGCCATGCTAATGGTTTCATTGGAAAAAGTATAGGTGATGTAGTAAGTGGGGACGCTGTAGGTCTTCCGGGCTATTCCATGAAAATAAAGGGCGGGACTGATAAGGGCGGTTTTCCCATGCGCAGTGGTCTTCCCGGTTCACCCAGGCGAAAGATACTTGTGACTGGTGGAGTAGGTTTCAATTCGCCTGTTAAAGGTATGAGACGCCGCAAGACTATGAGGGGTGAAGAGATTTCATCTGATGTCAGCCAGATCAATGTGCTCGTAGAGGAATACGGCAGCAAGTCCATTGATGAACTGCTTGGCGGCGGGGCCCCGGGGGAGGGGGCAGACAAAGAGTCAACGGAAGAAGAAGCTGCAGAAAACGTTGAGGAAGCGGCTGAAGAATAA
- a CDS encoding tetratricopeptide repeat protein, which yields MTLKMDLSSILKCCRTGGGYIMAMSSDIIFYRYSPENMSEDILRKLFVGREKLLEDLVKEIGNAAENKTPRFYLVVGARGIGKSHFLTLLYYEIEHKFPSLLIPVKLAEEEYSIYRASDLFVRILEEYSKDTSDILSLEEEDEILHAAVEQLKLISRKDGKRFIIFVENLHELFKQLEKEELQKLRSIFQKNDIFSLVATAPLIFPSLSEHDEPFYNFFHIQHLKEFSYHEIRELMQKIAEIENGEGFLEKLEQYEERIHGMVHLTGGSPRLVFLFYDMIIGGEIENIEKAFFKIIDEHTPFFQEIFQMLTGQQRLIFDVLISFGETATPKQISEKSRIKLQSVNTQLRRLEIDGYVISRPMGRHTKYEVRERLFRIWREMRQPFGRKRVSIMLDFLQLWYTTEELKELFKIKFELLEAGEKSVLKELCYYAEIQPPEFKAEALLKLTPKLIYFGELEEAVYEITKLKETAAQTKDKELENKIPLYEGQIFLYEKKFEEALEAFNMTLEENPRHEDALFNKGLALGNLGKYEEALDVFNMVLEINPK from the coding sequence ATGACCCTGAAAATGGACTTAAGTTCTATTCTAAAATGCTGCAGGACTGGTGGAGGATATATCATGGCGATGTCTAGTGATATTATATTTTATAGATATTCGCCTGAGAATATGTCTGAAGACATTTTACGAAAACTTTTCGTGGGCAGGGAAAAACTGCTTGAAGATCTGGTAAAGGAAATAGGGAATGCCGCAGAGAATAAGACACCCAGGTTTTATCTGGTGGTAGGAGCCAGGGGAATTGGAAAATCCCACTTTTTAACTTTACTCTATTATGAAATTGAACATAAATTTCCCTCGTTATTAATTCCGGTAAAACTGGCAGAAGAGGAATATTCTATCTATCGTGCATCAGATCTTTTCGTGAGGATTTTAGAGGAATATTCAAAAGACACTTCTGATATCCTATCCCTGGAAGAGGAAGATGAAATCCTGCATGCAGCAGTAGAACAACTTAAACTGATTTCCAGAAAGGATGGGAAGAGATTTATTATTTTTGTCGAAAATCTACACGAGCTATTTAAGCAGTTGGAAAAAGAAGAACTTCAAAAATTGAGATCAATATTCCAGAAAAATGATATTTTTTCTTTAGTTGCCACGGCTCCGTTGATATTTCCTTCTTTATCTGAACATGATGAACCATTTTATAATTTTTTCCATATCCAACACCTCAAGGAGTTTTCGTATCACGAGATTAGGGAGTTGATGCAAAAAATAGCTGAAATTGAAAATGGTGAGGGGTTTTTGGAAAAATTAGAACAATATGAAGAAAGGATACATGGAATGGTTCACCTTACAGGAGGCAGCCCTAGACTTGTATTCCTTTTTTATGATATGATAATAGGTGGGGAAATCGAGAACATTGAGAAGGCATTTTTCAAAATCATAGATGAACACACTCCCTTTTTCCAGGAAATATTCCAGATGTTAACCGGACAGCAGAGACTAATTTTTGATGTTCTCATTTCTTTCGGGGAAACTGCCACACCCAAACAAATCTCAGAAAAATCAAGAATCAAACTCCAATCTGTTAATACGCAGCTAAGGAGACTGGAAATAGATGGATATGTTATTTCACGGCCGATGGGAAGACATACTAAATATGAAGTGAGGGAACGACTTTTTCGCATTTGGCGAGAAATGCGACAACCATTTGGCAGAAAAAGAGTGTCTATTATGTTGGATTTCTTACAGTTATGGTATACTACTGAAGAGTTGAAAGAGCTTTTTAAAATAAAATTTGAGCTTCTTGAAGCAGGTGAAAAATCGGTGCTTAAGGAACTATGTTATTATGCTGAAATTCAACCTCCCGAATTTAAAGCAGAGGCTCTGTTAAAGCTTACACCTAAACTTATATATTTTGGGGAACTGGAAGAAGCTGTCTACGAAATTACCAAGCTTAAGGAAACTGCAGCACAGACAAAGGACAAAGAATTAGAAAATAAAATACCGCTTTATGAAGGGCAAATATTTTTATATGAAAAAAAATTTGAGGAAGCACTTGAAGCGTTTAATATGACTCTTGAAGAAAATCCAAGGCATGAAGATGCACTGTTTAACAAAGGTTTAGCATTAGGAAATCTCGGGAAGTATGAAGAGGCACTTGATGTATTCAACATGGTTCTGGAAATCAATCCGAAACA
- a CDS encoding mechanosensitive ion channel family protein, whose amino-acid sequence MIFADTIANYWPQWLSWNVATPIFIFMIIVATIFFARLSDRLLQGYFKKASLKLRVDPTGYRLLRHLVVAAIYIVGLIVVISSVPQLRTLSVALFAGAGFAGIIIGFAAQSTLANIMSGISLAVFHPFRVGDIVTIHNEYGTISDLTLRHTVVVTWDNRRLIIPNSIISEEAIINWSIEDPTVIWPVNIGISYDSDIDLARSIMADEARGHPNVMDHYEVSRIHPEVTEGSEVKVLLTELGDFAVNLRLMIWVRDRSLAYFTGCELMESIKKRFDAEGIEIPFPYRTILYKKDMHPYAVKQEAEGPGTGVVRSAGTGVVVGAGKGAGKGAGGLHFQETSEQSGDSGDPDE is encoded by the coding sequence ATGATATTTGCTGACACAATAGCCAACTACTGGCCGCAGTGGTTGTCGTGGAACGTCGCAACACCGATATTTATCTTTATGATCATAGTTGCAACCATCTTTTTTGCTAGGCTGTCTGACAGGCTTCTCCAGGGTTATTTCAAAAAGGCCAGCCTTAAACTGAGGGTAGACCCCACCGGTTACAGGCTGCTGCGGCACCTTGTTGTGGCCGCCATTTACATTGTGGGTCTTATAGTTGTCATATCCAGCGTTCCCCAGCTTCGCACACTTTCAGTAGCATTATTCGCTGGTGCCGGCTTTGCAGGTATCATTATCGGCTTTGCAGCGCAGAGTACACTTGCCAATATTATGTCAGGCATATCACTTGCAGTGTTCCACCCCTTTAGGGTAGGAGATATTGTCACGATCCATAATGAGTACGGCACAATCTCTGATTTGACACTGCGTCATACCGTAGTGGTCACCTGGGATAACAGGCGTCTCATTATTCCCAATTCCATTATCAGTGAAGAAGCTATCATAAACTGGTCAATTGAAGACCCCACTGTAATATGGCCTGTGAACATCGGCATTAGTTATGATTCGGATATCGACCTGGCCCGGTCCATCATGGCAGATGAAGCCAGGGGTCATCCCAATGTCATGGACCACTACGAAGTCAGCCGGATACACCCGGAGGTGACAGAAGGCAGCGAGGTTAAAGTGCTGCTGACTGAACTGGGTGATTTTGCAGTAAACCTCAGGTTGATGATCTGGGTTCGTGACAGAAGCCTGGCTTATTTTACAGGCTGCGAGTTAATGGAATCCATCAAGAAACGATTCGATGCAGAAGGTATAGAAATTCCCTTCCCGTACCGCACGATCCTGTATAAAAAAGATATGCACCCTTATGCTGTAAAGCAGGAGGCTGAGGGTCCGGGAACAGGTGTAGTAAGAAGCGCAGGAACAGGCGTAGTTGTAGGTGCAGGAAAAGGCGCAGGTAAAGGTGCGGGCGGGCTGCACTTTCAAGAAACCAGTGAACAATCAGGTGATTCCGGTGATCCGGACGAATAG
- a CDS encoding SDR family oxidoreductase — MRTIVTGGAGFLGSHLCDLLISKGHEVICIDNLVTGNTNNIDHIDSDRFTYLKHDVTKPIYFGDKIDYIFHLASPASPIDYLDLPIQTLKVGALGTYNMLGLAKEQGARFLLASTSEVYGDPLVNPQSETYWGNVNPIGPRGVYDEAKRYAEAITMAYHRYHGMDTRIVRIFNTYGPRMRAGDGRVVPNFINQALHGEDITVYGDGNQTRSFCYVSDLVNGIYRLMMSDCAEPVNIGNPDEMSVLEFAERVIEVIGSGSRIVFEELPVDDPKVRRPDIGKAKDVLGWEPEVGLVEGLDMTVEYFKQSQPNRV, encoded by the coding sequence ATGAGAACTATAGTAACAGGTGGCGCAGGATTCTTAGGGTCGCACCTTTGTGACCTTTTAATTTCGAAAGGACATGAGGTCATCTGCATAGATAACCTTGTGACTGGCAATACAAATAATATCGATCACATCGATTCGGACAGGTTCACCTACTTGAAACACGATGTCACAAAACCGATATATTTCGGGGACAAGATCGACTACATATTCCACCTCGCATCCCCTGCTTCCCCTATCGATTACCTTGACCTGCCCATCCAGACGCTCAAAGTCGGAGCACTTGGCACCTACAACATGCTCGGTCTTGCCAAAGAACAGGGCGCCCGCTTTTTGCTTGCATCCACATCTGAGGTCTACGGCGACCCGCTTGTGAACCCGCAGTCTGAAACCTACTGGGGTAATGTGAACCCAATTGGACCGCGCGGGGTGTACGATGAGGCTAAGCGGTATGCTGAGGCGATTACGATGGCATATCACAGGTATCACGGTATGGATACGCGTATCGTGCGCATCTTCAACACCTACGGGCCGCGCATGCGTGCAGGTGATGGGCGGGTGGTGCCGAATTTTATTAACCAGGCTCTGCATGGGGAGGATATTACTGTGTATGGTGATGGAAACCAGACGCGTTCGTTCTGCTATGTGTCTGATCTGGTCAATGGGATATACAGGTTGATGATGTCGGATTGTGCGGAGCCTGTGAATATCGGGAATCCGGATGAGATGAGTGTACTGGAGTTTGCTGAACGGGTTATTGAGGTTATCGGGAGTGGTTCACGAATTGTTTTTGAGGAGTTGCCTGTGGATGATCCAAAGGTCAGGAGGCCGGATATTGGTAAGGCGAAGGATGTGCTGGGGTGGGAGCCGGAGGTTGGGTTAGTGGAAGGGTTGGACATGACTGTGGAGTATTTTAAACAATCTCAACCGAACAGAGTATAA
- the mutL gene encoding DNA mismatch repair endonuclease MutL, whose protein sequence is MLAVNKIHVLDAATINKIHVLDEATINKIAAGEVIERPGSVVKELVENSIDAGATDIRIEVMGGGIKSIKVTDNGSGMSREDVSIAFLKHATSKIRDAHDIEKVLTLGFRGEALSSITAVSKVEITTKRPGEVAGTHVVVHGGEVVSMGDAGAADGTSIVVEDLFFNTPARRKFLKKGRSELAYIVDVVTGNALGHNDVSFYLSHNGRELFRSPASGDLFDTIVHIYGPGIARELIPVNFTNDLVQILGYISKPGFTRSDKDHQVFFINGRPVRSKTISDAIRLGYYTMLPKGRYPVALLNIKLDTSEVDVNVHPTKQHVRFGNELALTNAVSEAVGSILSETELVPGTKETVTQTKLYPSPSIEVQEVSEIQTEFKVSVADTQRRLKRTDRYLTQTHEVTKTGPHLELQILGQVDNVYIVAWSGGGLVLIDQHAAHERILYEQVLESGDGRVQELITPVNLELNSKEKVLIKDYLPYLEEAGFVISEFGPDSFAVTAVPHILGRLEDTTVVHDIISDILSGGRVRDGTGISGQVYKSTACRGAIKAGAALTREQMENLVAQLYRTKNPHTCPHGRPTVVTFSRPYLDKLFKRI, encoded by the coding sequence ATGCTGGCAGTGAATAAGATACATGTTCTTGATGCGGCTACTATCAATAAGATACATGTCCTTGATGAAGCTACTATCAATAAGATAGCGGCGGGTGAGGTGATCGAGCGCCCGGGTTCTGTTGTTAAGGAACTGGTCGAGAACTCGATCGATGCCGGTGCCACAGATATCAGGATAGAGGTTATGGGTGGCGGCATCAAGTCCATCAAGGTCACTGATAACGGCAGCGGGATGAGCCGGGAGGATGTATCTATCGCTTTTTTAAAACATGCCACCAGCAAGATAAGGGACGCCCATGATATTGAGAAGGTGCTGACCCTGGGATTCAGGGGCGAGGCCCTGTCATCCATTACTGCCGTGTCAAAGGTAGAGATTACCACCAAACGTCCCGGTGAAGTTGCCGGCACCCATGTGGTGGTGCACGGCGGTGAGGTGGTGAGTATGGGTGATGCAGGGGCAGCCGATGGTACGTCCATTGTAGTAGAAGACCTGTTCTTTAACACGCCTGCGCGCAGGAAGTTTTTGAAAAAGGGACGAAGCGAACTGGCATATATCGTGGACGTGGTCACCGGGAACGCACTGGGCCACAATGATGTCTCATTTTATCTTTCACACAACGGCAGGGAACTGTTTCGCTCCCCTGCATCGGGTGACCTGTTCGATACTATTGTGCACATTTACGGGCCCGGGATTGCAAGGGAACTGATACCGGTAAATTTTACAAATGACCTTGTGCAGATATTGGGATATATCTCAAAACCGGGCTTTACAAGGAGTGATAAGGACCACCAGGTATTCTTTATAAATGGAAGACCGGTCAGGTCAAAGACAATAAGCGACGCCATACGCCTGGGATATTATACCATGCTGCCGAAGGGCAGGTATCCGGTGGCCTTACTTAATATCAAGCTGGATACATCGGAAGTGGATGTAAATGTACATCCCACAAAGCAGCATGTGAGGTTCGGCAATGAACTTGCCCTTACGAATGCTGTCTCAGAAGCTGTGGGTTCTATACTATCCGAAACAGAACTGGTGCCTGGAACAAAGGAGACAGTAACCCAAACGAAACTATATCCCTCCCCTTCAATAGAAGTACAGGAGGTCAGTGAGATACAGACCGAATTCAAGGTGTCGGTTGCAGATACCCAGCGCAGGCTTAAGCGCACTGACAGGTACCTGACGCAGACTCATGAGGTAACAAAAACCGGGCCGCACCTTGAGTTGCAGATACTGGGCCAGGTAGATAATGTTTATATTGTCGCTTGGAGCGGGGGCGGGTTGGTATTGATCGACCAGCATGCTGCCCATGAGCGCATCTTATACGAACAGGTGCTGGAATCGGGAGATGGGAGAGTGCAGGAATTAATAACACCTGTTAATCTTGAACTGAATTCAAAGGAAAAGGTGCTGATAAAGGACTATTTACCGTATCTTGAGGAGGCAGGTTTTGTTATTTCAGAGTTCGGTCCCGATTCCTTTGCAGTGACTGCAGTGCCTCATATCCTGGGTAGGCTGGAAGATACTACTGTAGTACATGATATCATAAGCGATATATTATCTGGCGGCAGGGTCAGGGACGGGACCGGCATATCCGGGCAGGTGTACAAGAGTACTGCATGCAGGGGTGCTATCAAGGCCGGGGCCGCACTGACCAGGGAGCAAATGGAAAACCTGGTGGCCCAATTGTACAGGACTAAAAATCCGCATACGTGCCCACACGGCAGGCCAACCGTAGTTACTTTTAGCAGGCCATATCTGGACAAGCTCTTTAAAAGGATTTAG
- the mutS gene encoding DNA mismatch repair protein MutS: MQKLSPAMRQYYDAKQQHPDALIMFRMGDFYESFGEDAATMAKELDITLTTRGKDKDGEKMPLAGIPYHAIDSYLPRLIKKGYKVAICEQLEDPKQAKGVVKRGVVRVVTPGTAMDSSMFSDSGSNYLMAVARHDAQLGISFLDISTGEFMTTQVEDKAPYDAVVSEAVRMRPAECIVPPELYSKSELTARLKDNLKLIIHQYEEDAFEPGTARRRLLDHFHAATLEGMGLKDLPAATTAAGAALAYARDTQMRELDHIQTPRTYFENQFMVLDAVTLRNLELVKNVRDGGTNSTLLKVLDHTSTPMGSRRLQKWLVQPLVSVNDINRRLDGVGEMSGNTLLRYDLRSLLKGIRDIERLTGRIVYGNANARDLVALRTSLGALPLIKSALNGAGISSDILSSINNSLNDFADLTDLLECSIVDEPPASVREGGMIKAGYKPELDELNDLTAHGKDWVAKLQQQERERTGIRSLKVGYNKVFGYFIEVTKANQSQVPDEYIRKQTMTNAERFYTPELKEKEAMILSANDKRVALEYELFTQITKKIAQQAAGLQDTAGLIAELDVIITLAEAAVNNNYVRPEINDGCEILIRDGRHPVVENSVQGAFVPNDTHIDCNSDQFLLITGPNMAGKSTYMRQTALIVIMAQTGCFVPASYASVGIVDRVFTRVGAFDDLASGQSTFMIEMVELANILNNATPKSLILLDEIGRGTSTFDGYSIARSVVEFIHNRGRVGVRSLFATHYHQLTSLEGSLKRVRNYHIAVKEEGHDLVFLRKIVPGATDKSYGIHVARLAGVPLKVTQRAKEVLSEVESESLGHKGKSSATYTQLMLFDPGSSEALQPNPVVETLKELNIDGMTPLEALNKLHELKKQAGGDAGSE, encoded by the coding sequence ATGCAAAAACTTTCCCCTGCCATGCGCCAGTACTACGACGCCAAGCAGCAACATCCCGATGCCCTCATCATGTTTCGGATGGGCGACTTCTACGAATCGTTCGGCGAGGATGCAGCCACCATGGCCAAGGAACTGGACATCACCCTCACAACCAGGGGCAAGGACAAGGACGGCGAAAAGATGCCCCTGGCAGGCATACCATACCATGCCATCGACTCATACCTGCCCCGGCTGATAAAGAAAGGCTACAAGGTAGCCATCTGCGAGCAGCTTGAAGACCCCAAACAAGCCAAAGGTGTGGTCAAGCGGGGCGTGGTCAGGGTGGTAACCCCTGGCACGGCCATGGACTCATCCATGTTCTCTGATTCGGGCAGCAACTACCTGATGGCTGTGGCCCGCCATGATGCCCAATTAGGCATATCATTTTTAGACATCTCCACAGGCGAGTTCATGACCACACAGGTGGAAGATAAAGCACCCTATGACGCCGTTGTGAGTGAAGCGGTCAGGATGCGGCCTGCCGAATGCATCGTGCCGCCTGAACTGTACAGCAAGAGCGAACTTACAGCCAGGCTGAAAGACAACCTGAAGCTCATCATCCATCAATATGAGGAAGACGCATTCGAACCAGGTACAGCCAGGCGCCGCCTGCTGGACCATTTTCACGCTGCCACCCTGGAGGGTATGGGACTTAAGGACCTGCCCGCCGCCACTACGGCCGCAGGTGCCGCACTCGCCTATGCCAGGGATACCCAGATGAGGGAACTGGACCATATCCAGACCCCAAGGACGTACTTTGAAAACCAGTTCATGGTACTGGACGCTGTTACGCTGCGCAATCTGGAACTGGTAAAAAACGTGCGTGACGGAGGTACAAACTCCACGCTGCTGAAAGTACTGGACCACACCAGTACACCCATGGGTTCCAGGCGGCTGCAAAAATGGCTGGTCCAACCCCTAGTATCGGTGAATGACATTAACCGGCGGCTGGATGGTGTAGGAGAAATGTCCGGTAACACCCTGCTGCGCTATGACCTGCGCTCACTCCTAAAAGGGATACGCGACATTGAGAGGCTTACCGGACGCATCGTCTACGGCAATGCCAATGCCAGGGACCTGGTGGCACTTCGCACTTCACTGGGCGCCCTGCCCCTGATAAAATCGGCACTAAATGGAGCAGGTATCAGCTCAGATATCCTTTCATCCATAAACAACTCACTCAACGATTTCGCTGACCTCACCGACCTGCTGGAGTGCTCGATCGTGGACGAGCCGCCGGCCAGTGTGCGTGAGGGCGGTATGATAAAGGCAGGATACAAGCCAGAACTGGACGAGCTGAACGACTTGACCGCACATGGCAAGGACTGGGTGGCCAAACTGCAGCAGCAGGAACGGGAGCGTACCGGCATCAGGTCGCTGAAGGTGGGATACAACAAAGTGTTCGGCTACTTCATAGAAGTGACAAAGGCCAATCAGTCCCAGGTGCCTGATGAATATATCAGGAAGCAGACCATGACCAATGCCGAGCGGTTCTACACACCTGAACTGAAAGAAAAAGAGGCAATGATACTTTCAGCCAACGACAAACGAGTGGCACTTGAATACGAACTGTTTACCCAGATCACCAAGAAGATAGCACAACAGGCCGCCGGACTACAGGATACAGCCGGGCTCATAGCCGAACTGGATGTCATCATCACCCTGGCCGAAGCGGCAGTGAACAATAACTATGTCAGGCCAGAGATAAATGACGGCTGCGAGATCCTGATACGGGACGGACGCCACCCGGTAGTAGAGAATTCCGTACAGGGCGCATTCGTGCCTAACGATACCCATATCGATTGCAACAGCGATCAGTTCCTGCTCATCACAGGTCCGAACATGGCAGGTAAATCCACCTACATGCGGCAGACCGCTCTCATCGTTATCATGGCACAGACAGGATGCTTTGTGCCTGCATCATATGCGTCTGTCGGTATCGTTGACAGGGTGTTCACCCGTGTAGGGGCATTCGATGACCTGGCAAGCGGGCAAAGTACCTTTATGATAGAGATGGTGGAACTGGCAAACATCCTGAACAATGCAACCCCTAAGAGCCTGATCCTGCTGGATGAGATAGGCAGGGGTACCAGCACCTTTGACGGATACAGCATCGCCCGCTCTGTAGTTGAATTTATCCATAACAGGGGTCGTGTAGGGGTACGCTCCTTATTCGCCACACATTATCACCAGCTGACAAGCCTGGAAGGAAGCTTAAAGCGGGTCAGGAATTATCACATTGCTGTAAAAGAAGAGGGACATGACCTGGTATTTTTACGAAAGATCGTACCCGGGGCCACTGACAAGAGTTACGGCATCCATGTGGCACGCCTGGCCGGAGTGCCCCTGAAGGTGACACAGAGAGCCAAAGAAGTACTGAGTGAAGTAGAGAGTGAAAGCCTGGGACATAAAGGAAAGAGCAGTGCAACATACACTCAGTTGATGCTGTTCGACCCGGGCAGCAGCGAAGCCCTACAGCCTAACCCGGTTGTCGAGACCCTGAAAGAATTAAATATTGATGGGATGACGCCGCTGGAAGCGCTCAACAAATTGCATGAACTGAAAAAACAGGCAGGTGGAGATGCTGGCAGTGAATAA
- a CDS encoding ATP-binding protein: MEIINMIPVCNPAVGNDFIDREKEISLILSTLEKDSVLLIAPRRFGKTSIMRKLEKELLDADEICVFLEVEDVNSPHRFISEIVMALIENEKIEQRTKLIPAFKNGFQWFKDNIEEIGISVFKAKLRTNIKNDLKENWIDKSAQIFDVINEADSKICFIVDEFPIAIEKIEQKYTENFLHWFRKIRQVSPNLRFIVGGSVSMDRVVRNVGGVSVINDFKRIRIDGFQKQIALDLIEKVFQEEGWTYVPSYGEKILGCIGEAYIPYFIAIMLSAIKEEYILRDGEINDELIEKTYNFRILGNEGKYYFEHYSQRLRIFYGDMEEKAAIAILKNVCNVDCYPVDMAFGIFKQETAIDDYEQFMDLIADLSNDFYLEHDPENGLKFYSKMLQDWWRIYHGDV, translated from the coding sequence TTGGAGATAATAAATATGATACCAGTTTGCAATCCGGCAGTAGGAAATGATTTTATTGACCGTGAGAAAGAGATTTCACTAATACTCTCTACATTAGAGAAGGATAGTGTTCTTCTAATCGCCCCGCGAAGGTTTGGGAAGACCTCGATTATGAGGAAGCTGGAAAAAGAACTGTTAGATGCGGATGAAATATGTGTATTTCTCGAAGTGGAAGATGTGAATTCCCCACACCGTTTTATTTCTGAAATAGTAATGGCTCTGATTGAAAATGAAAAAATCGAGCAAAGAACAAAACTGATTCCTGCTTTTAAAAATGGTTTTCAATGGTTCAAGGATAATATAGAAGAAATTGGAATATCAGTGTTTAAAGCTAAATTAAGGACTAACATTAAAAATGATTTAAAAGAAAATTGGATTGATAAATCCGCACAAATATTTGATGTAATCAATGAAGCGGATTCAAAAATTTGCTTCATAGTAGATGAATTCCCCATAGCAATTGAAAAAATAGAACAAAAGTATACGGAAAATTTCTTACATTGGTTCCGAAAGATCCGCCAGGTGTCTCCAAACCTGAGATTTATTGTCGGTGGTTCAGTTAGTATGGATCGTGTTGTAAGGAATGTGGGTGGAGTAAGTGTCATTAATGATTTCAAAAGGATTCGAATAGATGGATTCCAAAAACAGATAGCACTTGATCTCATTGAAAAAGTTTTCCAGGAAGAAGGATGGACCTACGTACCATCATACGGTGAAAAAATATTAGGTTGTATTGGGGAGGCCTATATACCTTATTTTATTGCGATTATGCTAAGCGCCATAAAAGAAGAATACATTTTGAGGGATGGAGAAATTAATGACGAATTGATAGAGAAAACATATAATTTCCGTATTCTTGGCAATGAAGGAAAATACTATTTTGAGCATTATTCCCAGAGGTTGAGAATTTTTTATGGTGATATGGAAGAGAAAGCTGCAATAGCTATATTGAAAAATGTCTGTAATGTTGATTGTTATCCTGTTGACATGGCATTTGGGATTTTCAAACAGGAAACAGCAATCGATGATTACGAACAGTTCATGGATTTAATAGCTGATCTAAGTAATGACTTTTACTTGGAGCATGACCCTGAAAATGGACTTAAGTTCTATTCTAAAATGCTGCAGGACTGGTGGAGGATATATCATGGCGATGTCTAG
- a CDS encoding TRAM domain-containing protein: protein MFGNVKESAPVEAGETYDVSIEDLAREGDGIARIEGFVIFVPETQVGDEITIRINKVMRKFAIAEKVE, encoded by the coding sequence TTGTTCGGAAACGTTAAAGAAAGTGCTCCGGTAGAAGCCGGAGAAACATATGATGTATCGATTGAAGACCTCGCAAGAGAAGGCGACGGTATTGCAAGAATTGAAGGTTTCGTCATTTTCGTACCTGAAACACAGGTCGGTGATGAGATTACTATAAGGATCAATAAGGTAATGCGAAAATTCGCAATTGCAGAGAAAGTAGAATAA